The following are encoded in a window of Oncorhynchus mykiss isolate Arlee chromosome 11, USDA_OmykA_1.1, whole genome shotgun sequence genomic DNA:
- the LOC110535180 gene encoding potassium voltage-gated channel subfamily B member 2-like, which produces MSILAILSILFIILSTIALSLNTLPELQVLDEFGQANDNPQLAHVEAICIAWFTMEYLLRFLSSPDKWKFFKGPLNVIDLLAILPYYVTIFLTESNKSVLQFQNVRRVVQIFRIMRILRILKLARHSTGLQSLGFTLRRSYNELGLLILFLAMGIMIFSSLVFFAEKDEDATKFTSIPASFWWATITMTTVGYGDIYPQTLLGKIVGGLCCIAGVLVIALPIPIIVNNFSEFYKEQKRQEKAIKRREALERAKRNGSIISMNLKDAFARSMELMDVVVEKGGEDNQLSPSWAGTHKYTASDISLRSLDKKYPESVLLGSTHRITITTSGSPERRPLSSFQYKGRIPEFRGSTSQLLNAQNLEIMFNQLTRSQSFTNLNTSCSVSTMSTSATTATSVSSRQQHPGSPPSPARPPQEVELERQEVPPSSSTEPLLKESEAVRSLSSMHSFASCRAEFGEGSGYGRKFPPSLDLLRESRVNDVQSLQDAASLKNSMYEFVPYNQDGCTQFPRDDVENIRSTLRDGINPVVKGTKELKESFIKGPSNEHPPTPPSTTSPHDISFSFLENESPERETSLLFPSTKAVILGTEDETSLSRDRGLVVDTPPGDEEGQGSSNEEKNQMEVAGTAGVAPAGNCTQDVVVVVGGGAGGEGKVDSNQSGHDKAENHMFTPEIHLMPGDGSMSPTCETSM; this is translated from the exons atgagt atcCTGGCCATCCTGTCTATCCTGTTCATAATTCTCTCCACTATCGCCTTGTCCCTCAACACCCTACCAGAGCTCCAGGTGCTAGATGAGTTCGGCCAGGCCAACGACAACCCCCAGCTGGCCCATGTGGAAGCCATCTGCATCGCGTGGTTTACCATGGAGTACCTCCTACGCTTCCTCTCTTCACCCGACAAAtggaagttcttcaaag GTCCCCTGAACGTCATCGACCTGCTGGCCATCCTCCCTTATTATGTCACCATCTTCCTTACGGAATCCAACAAGAGTGTTCTACAGTTCCAGAACGTTCGGCGTGTGGTGCAGATATTCCGGATCATGAGAATATTGAGGATTCTGAAGCTGGCCAGGCATTCCACAGGGCTGCAGTCTCTAG GCTTCACCCTGAGACGGAGTTACAACGAGCTGGGCCTGCTCATCCTCTTCCTGGCCATGGGCATTATGATCTTCTCCAGCCTCGTCTTCTTCGCCGAGAAGGACGAAGACGCCACCAAGTTTACCAGCATCCCCGCCTCCTTCTGGTGGGCCACTATCACTATGACTACGGTGGGTTACGGTGACATCTACCCTCAGACTCTGTTGGGTAAGATAGTCGGGGGTCTCTGCTGTATCGCCGGGGTGTTGGTCATCGCTCTGCCCATCCCCATTATAGTCAACAACTTCTCTGAGTTCTACAAGGAGCAGAAGAGGCAGGAGAAGGCCATAAAGAGGCGGGAGGCCCTGGAGAGGGCCAAGAGGAACGGTAGTATCATCTCCATGAACTTGAAGGATGCGTTCGCCCGGAGTATGGAGCTGATGGATGTAGTcgtggagaaaggaggagaggacaacCAGCTGTCTCCCAGCTGGGCCGGCACGCACAAATACACTGCCTCCGACATCAGCCTGAGGTCTTTGGATAAGAAGTACCCCGAGTCCGTCCTCCTGGGGTCCACCCACCGCATCACAATCACCACCAGCGGTAGCCCCGAGCGGAGGCCCCTCAGTAGCTTTCAGTATAAAGGCCGTATCCCAGAATTCAGAGGCAGTACCTCTCAGCTTCTTAACGCTCAGAACCTAGAGATCATGTTCAACCAGCTGACCAGGTCTCAGTCCTTTACCAACCTCAACACTTCCTGCTCTGTGAGCACTATGAGCACCTCCGCCACCACGGCAACCTCTGTATCTTCGCGGCAACAGCACCCAGGGTCCCCGCCCTCCCCGGCCCGGCCCCCACAGGAAGTGGAGCTGGAGAGGCAGGAAGTCCCACCCTCTTCCTCGACAGAGCCCCTACTGAAGGAAAGCGAAGCAGTACGCAGCCTGTCGAGCATGCACAGCTTCGCCAGCTGCAGGGCTGAGTTCGGGGAGGGCTCTGGATACGGAAGAAAGTTCCCTCCGTCTCTCGACCTCCTCCGAGAATCGAGGGTCAACGATGTCCAAAGCCTCCAGGACGCCGCCTCCCTCAAAAACAGCATGTATGAGTTTGTCCCCTACAACCAAGATGGCTGCACACAGTTCCCGAGAGACGACGTGGAGAACATCCGTAGCACCCTGAGAGACGGCATCAACCCTGTCGTCAAGGGGACCAAAGAGCTAAAGGAGAGCTTCATCAAAGGCCCATCCAACGAGCACCCCCCGACACCACCCAGCACCACCTCTCCCCATGACATCAGCTTCAGCTTCCTGGAGAATGAATCCCCAGAGAGGGAGACCTCGCTGCTCTTCCCCAGCACAAAGGCCGTCATCCTGGGCACAGAAGACGAGACCAGCCTGTCCCGCGACAGGGGGCTGGTGGTGGACACCCCGCCAGGGGATGAGGAAGGTCAAGGTTCGTCCAACGAGGAGAAGAATCAGATGGAAGTGGCGGGAACGGCAGGGGTGGCACCGGCTGGGAACTGCACCcaggatgtggtggtggtggtgggaggagGGGCAGGTGGGGAGGGCAAGGTCGACAGCAACCAAAGTGGACACGACAAAGCAGAGAACCACATGTTTACACCAGAGATTCACCTGATGCCCGGGGACGGCAGTATGTCCCCGACCTGTGAAACCAGCATGTAA